One segment of Ziziphus jujuba cultivar Dongzao chromosome 12, ASM3175591v1 DNA contains the following:
- the LOC107428461 gene encoding cytochrome P450 71B10 isoform X3 — MALDALNMLLLFLPLSLFFFTKKLKAVRQNNNLPPGPPKLPIIGNLHQLGTLPHQSLCKLAKIYGPVMLLQLGGVPTLVISSAEAAKVVLKAMLGSYSAAEFIPYVGWIVDRLSGLHQRFERTFNELDRFFQYVVDNHLSAERTKTDHEDIIDVLLKLVREQTGFGAAQLSQDNIKAVLLNVFLGGVDTGAITMIWAMAELAKQPKLMKKAQDEVRTSIGNKGRVSESDIDQLEYLKMIVKETFRLHPPAALLLPRETISHFKVNGFEVHPKTTIHINAWAIGRDPGYWKSPEEFIPERFVDSSTDFKGQHFELLPFGSGRRVCPGIYMATTMVELGLANLLYWFDWKLPDGMKEEDINMEEEAGISLTISKKIALNLVPAKYSGTHQKIA, encoded by the exons ATGGCACTAGATGCTCTAAACATGTTGCTTCTTTTTCTACCTCTATCTCTATTCTTTTTCACAAAGAAGTTGAAAGCCGTGAGACAAAACAACAACCTCCCACCTGGCCCTCCCAAGCTTCCAATCATAGGAAACTTGCACCAGCTTGGTACTCTGCCACACCAATCTTTATGCAAGCTTGCCAAAATATATGGCCCTGTAATGCTTCTTCAACTTGGCGGTGTCCCAACTCTTGTAATATCCTCTGCAGAGGCTGCAAAAGTCGTCTTAAAG GCTATGCTGGGAAGCTACTCAGCTGCTGAGTTCATCCCTTATGTGGGATGGATTGTCGACAGGCTCTCTGGTTTACATCAAAGGTTTGAAAGGACTTTCAACGAGTTGGATCGGTTTTTCCAATATGTGGTTGATAATCATCTCAGTGCTGAGAGAACAAAAACAGACCATGAAGATATTATCGATGTGCTACTGAAATTAGTTAGGGAGCAAACAGGGTTTGGAGCTGCTCAGCTCTCTCAAGACAACATAAAGGCAGTCCTTTTG AATGTGTTTTTAGGTGGAGTGGATACTGGAGCAATAACCATGATATGGGCAATGGCAGAGCTGGCTAAGCAACCAAAACTGATGAAGAAGGCACAAGATGAAGTTAGGACTTCCATAGGAAACAAAGGAAGAGTCAGTGAAAGTGACATTGATCAGCTTGAATACCTCAAGATGATAGTGAAAGAGACTTTTAGACTGCACCCTCCAGCTGCACTTCTTCTTCCCAGAGAAACCATATCACACTTTAAAGTAAATGGTTTTGAAGTTCATCCTAAAACAACAATCCATATTAATGCTTGGGCAATCGGACGAGATCCTGGTTACTGGAAGAGTCCTGAAGAATTCATCCCTGAACGGTTCGTTGATAGTTCTACTGATTTTAAAGGGCAACACTTCGAATTATTGCCATTTGGGTCTGGACGAAGAGTTTGTCCTGGTATTTATATGGCAACAACAATGGTGGAGCTTGGACTTGCAAATCTGCTATACTGGTTTGATTGGAAATTGCCTGATGGAATGAAAGAGGAAGATATAAACATGGAAGAGGAAGCTGGTATTTCACTTACCATCTCTAAGAAAATTGCTCTCAACCTTGTCCCTGCCAAGTACTCTGGAACGCATCAGAAGATAGCTTGA
- the LOC107428461 gene encoding cytochrome P450 71B26 isoform X2: MKNTDLQTSQISFNGTRCSKHVASFSTSISILFHKEVESRETKQQPPTWPSQASNHRKLAPAWYSATPIFMQACQNIWPCNASSTWRCPNSCNILCRGCKSRLKGFTPYGDYWREMRKICVLELFSAKRVQSYRSIREEEVDSLINLISESSSSATPVNLTEMLFSLTASIVFRIAFGTTFERSGFNNHRFHQVVHDVQAMLGSYSAAEFIPYVGWIVDRLSGLHQRFERTFNELDRFFQYVVDNHLSAERTKTDHEDIIDVLLKLVREQTGFGAAQLSQDNIKAVLLNVFLGGVDTGAITMIWAMAELAKQPKLMKKAQDEVRTSIGNKGRVSESDIDQLEYLKMIVKETFRLHPPAALLLPRETISHFKVNGFEVHPKTTIHINAWAIGRDPGYWKSPEEFIPERFVDSSTDFKGQHFELLPFGSGRRVCPGIYMATTMVELGLANLLYWFDWKLPDGMKEEDINMEEEAGISLTISKKIALNLVPAKYSGTHQKIA, translated from the exons ATGAAGAACACTGATTTGCAGACATCACAGATAAGCTTCAATGGCACTAGATGCTCTAAACATGTTGCTTCTTTTTCTACCTCTATCTCTATTCTTTTTCACAAAGAAGTTGAAAGCCGTGAGACAAAACAACAACCTCCCACCTGGCCCTCCCAAGCTTCCAATCATAGGAAACTTGCACCAGCTTGGTACTCTGCCACACCAATCTTTATGCAAGCTTGCCAAAATATATGGCCCTGTAATGCTTCTTCAACTTGGCGGTGTCCCAACTCTTGTAATATCCTCTGCAGAGGCTGCAAAAGTCGTCTTAAAG GTTTTACGCCTTATGGAGATTACTGGAGAGAGATGAGGAAAATCTGTGTTCTTGAGCTTTTCAGTGCGAAAAGGGTGCAGTCATATCGGTCCATCAGGGAAGAAGAAGTTGATTCTCTCATCAATTTGATATCTGAATCTTCATCTTCTGCTACTCCTGTTAATCTTACTGAGATGCTCTTTTCCCTCACTGCTAGTATAGTTTTCAGGATTGCTTTTGGAACTACTTTCGAAAGGAGTGGTTTTAATAACCATAGATTTCATCAAGTGGTTCATGATGTGCAGGCTATGCTGGGAAGCTACTCAGCTGCTGAGTTCATCCCTTATGTGGGATGGATTGTCGACAGGCTCTCTGGTTTACATCAAAGGTTTGAAAGGACTTTCAACGAGTTGGATCGGTTTTTCCAATATGTGGTTGATAATCATCTCAGTGCTGAGAGAACAAAAACAGACCATGAAGATATTATCGATGTGCTACTGAAATTAGTTAGGGAGCAAACAGGGTTTGGAGCTGCTCAGCTCTCTCAAGACAACATAAAGGCAGTCCTTTTG AATGTGTTTTTAGGTGGAGTGGATACTGGAGCAATAACCATGATATGGGCAATGGCAGAGCTGGCTAAGCAACCAAAACTGATGAAGAAGGCACAAGATGAAGTTAGGACTTCCATAGGAAACAAAGGAAGAGTCAGTGAAAGTGACATTGATCAGCTTGAATACCTCAAGATGATAGTGAAAGAGACTTTTAGACTGCACCCTCCAGCTGCACTTCTTCTTCCCAGAGAAACCATATCACACTTTAAAGTAAATGGTTTTGAAGTTCATCCTAAAACAACAATCCATATTAATGCTTGGGCAATCGGACGAGATCCTGGTTACTGGAAGAGTCCTGAAGAATTCATCCCTGAACGGTTCGTTGATAGTTCTACTGATTTTAAAGGGCAACACTTCGAATTATTGCCATTTGGGTCTGGACGAAGAGTTTGTCCTGGTATTTATATGGCAACAACAATGGTGGAGCTTGGACTTGCAAATCTGCTATACTGGTTTGATTGGAAATTGCCTGATGGAATGAAAGAGGAAGATATAAACATGGAAGAGGAAGCTGGTATTTCACTTACCATCTCTAAGAAAATTGCTCTCAACCTTGTCCCTGCCAAGTACTCTGGAACGCATCAGAAGATAGCTTGA
- the LOC107428436 gene encoding uncharacterized protein LOC107428436, with product MAGAGDEDADAVLSDLEGDDPVPIVIKTPPADEISPERYRELLAELDRERQAREAAENSKSDLQVQYNRLKVLAHEMIKKRDECTRQKDEAVREKEEVSKTCEKVSAELAEANRAKDEALKQREEIEKKLEEAVKERDGLRSDIGKSTHMLETGIEKISAKVSNFKNFGASGLPRSHKYTGLAVVAYGVIKRTNEIVEELLRQNDATAKSRNETREQMEQRNYEIAIEVSQLEATISGLRDEVSEKTSAVEKLEKMIAERDGKISESEREAAEKLSKMESEVLELRQLASECDYKLTNVESKMEAQRPLLVDQLNLVSRIHDRVCDVMKIVDPNNFDQSEFAESLFLPQQTDMEENIRASLAGMESIYELTRVVIEKTKDAIDEKNREIKSLDETVSQLVKEKEHIGSLLRSALSKRMTSNPSTKTNELFQVAENGLREAGIDFKFSKHIGGRFPTSNDKMDAHETEDEIYNLAGALENIVKESQLEIIELQHSVEELRAESSLLKDHMEAQAKELEHRMHQIEELAEKERVANESIEGLMMDIAAAEEEITRWKVAAEDEAAAGRAVEQEFVAQLSALKQELEEAKGAILESEKKLKFKEETAAAAMAARDAAEKSLRLADTRASRLRERLEELTRQLEEFENREDTRRGRNGPRYVCWPWQWLGLDFVGSSRSDMQQQSSNEMELSEPLL from the exons atggcGGGTGCCGGAGATGAAGACGCCGACGCAGTTCTCAGCGATCTGGAAGGCGATGATCCGGTACCGATCGTTATCAAGACTCCGCCCGCCGATGAAATCTCGCCGGAGAGATACCGGGAGCTCCTCGCCGAGCTCGATCGTGAGCGACAGGCTCGCGAGGCAGCGGAGAATTCTAAGTCCGATTTGCAAGTTCAGTACAACCGCTTGAAGGTTTTGGCGCACGAGATGATAAAGAAGCGCGACGAGTGCACGAGGCAGAAGGACGAGGCCGTGCGCGAAAAGGAAGAGGTTTCGAAAACCTGCGAGAAAGTCTCTGCGGAATTGGCCGAAGCGAATAGAGCAAAAGACGAGGCTTTGAAGCAGAGGGAAGAGATTGAGAAGAAATTGGAGGAGGCAGTGAAGGAAAGGGACGGATTGAGGTCAGATATTGGGAAATCCACGCATATGCTTGAGACTGGCATCGAGAAGATATCTGCAAAAGTCAGTAATTTCAAGAATTTTGGAGCTTCGGGATTGCCTCGCTCGCACAAGTACACAGGTTTGGCTGTTGTTGCTTATGGTGTGATTAAGAGGACGAATGAGATTGTGGAAGAACTACTCAGACAGAATGATGCCACTGCTAAGTCTAGGAATGAAACTAGGGAGCAAATGGAGCAGAGGAATTACGAGATTGCCATTGAGGTCTCTCAGCTTGAGGCCACGATTAGTGGGTTGAGAGATGAGGTTTCGGAGAAAACTTCTGCTGTTGAGAAATTGGAGAAGATGATTGCTGAGAGGGATGGAAAGATATCTGAGTCTGAAAGAGAAGCCGCGGAGAAGTTGAGTAAGATGGAGAGTGAAGTTTTAGAGTTGAGGCAGCTAGCCAGTGAGTGTGATTATAAGTTGACGAATGTAGAATCCAAAATGGAAGCACAGAGGCCTTTATTGGTTGATCAGTTGAATTTGGTTTCTAGAATACATGACCGGGTTTGTGATGTTATGAAGATTGTCGATCCCAATAATTTTGATCAGTCAGAGTTTGCTGAGTCATTGTTTCTACCTCAACAAACAGATATGGAGGAGAACATACGTGCATCTTTAGCTGGGATGGAATCCATTTATGAATTGACCAGGGTTGTTATTGAAAAGACAAAGGATGCAATCGATGAAAAGAATCGTGAAATTAAGAGTTTGGATGAAACTGTATCTCAGTTAGTTAAGGAAAAAGAACATATTGGATCTTTGCTTAGGAGTGCTTTGTCCAAGAGGATGACATCAAATCCATCTACCAAAACAAATGAATTGTTTCAAGTTGCAGAGAATGGTTTACGAGAGGCTGGAATTGATTTCAAATTTAGTAAGCATATTGGGGGGAGGTTTCCAACTTCTAATGACAAAATGGATGCTCATGAGACAGAAgatgaaatatataatttg GCTGGTGCTCTGGAGAATATTGTTAAGGAATCTCAGCTTGAGATCATTGAGCTCCAGCATTCTGTGGAGGAATTAAG GGCAGAGTCGAGTTTACTTAAAGATCACATGGAGGCTCAAGCCAAGGAGCTTGAACATAGAATGCATCAAATTGAGGAACTTGCAGAGAAGGAGAGAGTGGCAAATGAAAGT ATTGAAGGACTAATGATGGACATTGCTGCTGCTGAAGAAGAAATTACAAGATGGAAAGTGGCAGCAGAGGATGAAGCTGCTGCTGGTAGGGCTGTCGAACAAGAGTTTGTGGCACAG CTGTCAGCACTTAAGCAGGAACTTGAGGAGGCAAAGGGAGCTATTTTGGAGTCAGAGAAGAAGCTCAAGTTCAAGGAAGAGACAGCAGCAGCTGCCATGGCTGCAAGAGATGCAGCTGAGAAGTCATTGAGGTTGGCAGACACGAGGGCATCAAGGCTTAGGGAAAGATTAGAGGAACTTACCCGTCAGCTTGAAGAGTTTGAAAACCGGGAAGACACAAGGAGGGGTAGAAATGGGCCTAGATATGTATGCTGGCCATGGCAATGGCTGGGGCTGGACTTTGTAGGTTCCAGCCGGTCTGACATGCAACAACAAAGTTCAAATGAAATGGAGCTCTCTGAACCTCTTTTATAa
- the LOC107428456 gene encoding E3 ubiquitin-protein ligase RGLG5 isoform X2, translating into MGSKHSKILSRRQFSDYGSASSSWDQYGYPQSPYPQQSPYYSSTPQHQYAPSPSFGIGNPQKNLDRRYSRIADNYRSLDEVTSALAQAGLESSNLIVGVDFTKSNEWTGSRSFKRRSLHHIGNVQNPYEQAISIIGRTLSTFDEDNLIPCFGFGDASTHDQDVFSFYPDERFCNGFEEVLTRYRGIVPNLKLSGPTSFAPIIEMAMTIVEQSGGQYHVLLIIADGQVTRSVDTQQGHLSPQEQKTIDAIVKASEYPLSIILVGVGDGPFDTMKEFDDNIPERAFDNFQFVNFTEIMSKNVDPFRKETEFSLAALMEIPSQYKATIELGLLGSRQTGNAPDRIPLPPPIYDIVPSHSSTRPYHSTSFQQSAPPYTAYDPGVRTSPSTSSFYDNQVCPICLTNPKDLAFGCGHQTCFDCGEALELCPICRSSIHTRIKLY; encoded by the exons ATGGGGAGTAAACATTCGAAAATTTTGAGTCGGAGACAGTTTTCAGACTATGGATCAGCTTCTTCTTCATGGGATCAATATGGATATCCTCAATCACCTTACCCTCAACAAAGCCCCTATTACAGTTCCACTCCTCAACATCAATATGCACCTTCACCATCTTTTGGTATTGGGAATCCACAGAAGAATTTGGACAGGAGATACTCAAGGATAGCTGATAATTACCGTTCTTTGGATGAG GTTACATCTGCTCTTGCACAAGCTGGCCTTGAGTCTTCTAATTTGATTGTTGGTGTTGATTTCACAAAGAGCAACGAGTGGACAG GTTCCAGGTCATTTAAACGAAGAAGTTTACACCATATAGGAAATGTTCAAAACCCTTACGAGCAAGCAATATCGATAATTGGTAGAACATTATCTACTTTTGATGAGGACAACTTAATTCCTTGCTTTGGATTTGGAGATG CATCAACACATGACCAAGATGTCTTCAGCTTCTATCCAGATGAGAGATTCTGTAATGGATTTGAGGAAGTTCTTACACGATACAGAGGAATTGTTCCTAACCTTAAACTATCAG GACCTACGTCTTTTGCACCTATTATTGAGATGGCTATGACGATTGTTGAGCAGAGCGGTGGCCAATATCATGTTTTGCTGATAATTGCAGATGGGCAG GTTACAAGAAGTGTTGATACACAGCAAGGCCATCTCAGCCCACAAGAACAGAAAACAATTGATGCAATTGTAAAAGCAAG TGAGTACCCTCTGTCTATAATTTTAGTTGGGGTAGGAGATGGACCTTTCGATACCATGAAGGAATTCGATGACAATATCCCTGAGCGAGCGTTTGACAATTTCCAA TTTGTGAATTTTACGGAGATCATGTCAAAGAATGTGGATCCATTTAGAAAGGAAACAGAATTTTCTCTTGCAGCTTTGATGGAAATACCTTCTCAATATAAAGCAACCATAGAGCTTGGTCTATTGGG CAGTCGACAGACGGGGAATGCACCAGATAGAATTCCTCTTCCCCCACCAATTTATGATATAGTTCCTTCACATAGCTCCACAAGACCTTACCACTCAACCAGTTTTCAGCAGAGTGCACCTCCTTATACTGCATATGATCCTGGAGTCAGGACAAGTCCGTCGACAAGCTCTTTTTATGATAACCAG GTTTGCCCTATTTGTCTGACCAATCCAAAAGACTTGGCCTTTGGTTGTGGGCATCAG ACATGTTTTGATTGTGGAGAAGCACTTGAATTATGCCCCATATGCAGGAGCTCAATCCATACTAGAATAAAGCTATACTAA
- the LOC107428461 gene encoding cytochrome P450 71B34 isoform X1, producing the protein MALDALNMLLLFLPLSLFFFTKKLKAVRQNNNLPPGPPKLPIIGNLHQLGTLPHQSLCKLAKIYGPVMLLQLGGVPTLVISSAEAAKVVLKVNDLNSCSRPLLPGARTLTYNYRDVGFTPYGDYWREMRKICVLELFSAKRVQSYRSIREEEVDSLINLISESSSSATPVNLTEMLFSLTASIVFRIAFGTTFERSGFNNHRFHQVVHDVQAMLGSYSAAEFIPYVGWIVDRLSGLHQRFERTFNELDRFFQYVVDNHLSAERTKTDHEDIIDVLLKLVREQTGFGAAQLSQDNIKAVLLNVFLGGVDTGAITMIWAMAELAKQPKLMKKAQDEVRTSIGNKGRVSESDIDQLEYLKMIVKETFRLHPPAALLLPRETISHFKVNGFEVHPKTTIHINAWAIGRDPGYWKSPEEFIPERFVDSSTDFKGQHFELLPFGSGRRVCPGIYMATTMVELGLANLLYWFDWKLPDGMKEEDINMEEEAGISLTISKKIALNLVPAKYSGTHQKIA; encoded by the exons ATGGCACTAGATGCTCTAAACATGTTGCTTCTTTTTCTACCTCTATCTCTATTCTTTTTCACAAAGAAGTTGAAAGCCGTGAGACAAAACAACAACCTCCCACCTGGCCCTCCCAAGCTTCCAATCATAGGAAACTTGCACCAGCTTGGTACTCTGCCACACCAATCTTTATGCAAGCTTGCCAAAATATATGGCCCTGTAATGCTTCTTCAACTTGGCGGTGTCCCAACTCTTGTAATATCCTCTGCAGAGGCTGCAAAAGTCGTCTTAAAGGTTAATGATCTTAACTCTTGCAGCAGACCTCTATTGCCAGGAGCTCGAACACTCACTTACAATTACCGAGATGTAGGTTTTACGCCTTATGGAGATTACTGGAGAGAGATGAGGAAAATCTGTGTTCTTGAGCTTTTCAGTGCGAAAAGGGTGCAGTCATATCGGTCCATCAGGGAAGAAGAAGTTGATTCTCTCATCAATTTGATATCTGAATCTTCATCTTCTGCTACTCCTGTTAATCTTACTGAGATGCTCTTTTCCCTCACTGCTAGTATAGTTTTCAGGATTGCTTTTGGAACTACTTTCGAAAGGAGTGGTTTTAATAACCATAGATTTCATCAAGTGGTTCATGATGTGCAGGCTATGCTGGGAAGCTACTCAGCTGCTGAGTTCATCCCTTATGTGGGATGGATTGTCGACAGGCTCTCTGGTTTACATCAAAGGTTTGAAAGGACTTTCAACGAGTTGGATCGGTTTTTCCAATATGTGGTTGATAATCATCTCAGTGCTGAGAGAACAAAAACAGACCATGAAGATATTATCGATGTGCTACTGAAATTAGTTAGGGAGCAAACAGGGTTTGGAGCTGCTCAGCTCTCTCAAGACAACATAAAGGCAGTCCTTTTG AATGTGTTTTTAGGTGGAGTGGATACTGGAGCAATAACCATGATATGGGCAATGGCAGAGCTGGCTAAGCAACCAAAACTGATGAAGAAGGCACAAGATGAAGTTAGGACTTCCATAGGAAACAAAGGAAGAGTCAGTGAAAGTGACATTGATCAGCTTGAATACCTCAAGATGATAGTGAAAGAGACTTTTAGACTGCACCCTCCAGCTGCACTTCTTCTTCCCAGAGAAACCATATCACACTTTAAAGTAAATGGTTTTGAAGTTCATCCTAAAACAACAATCCATATTAATGCTTGGGCAATCGGACGAGATCCTGGTTACTGGAAGAGTCCTGAAGAATTCATCCCTGAACGGTTCGTTGATAGTTCTACTGATTTTAAAGGGCAACACTTCGAATTATTGCCATTTGGGTCTGGACGAAGAGTTTGTCCTGGTATTTATATGGCAACAACAATGGTGGAGCTTGGACTTGCAAATCTGCTATACTGGTTTGATTGGAAATTGCCTGATGGAATGAAAGAGGAAGATATAAACATGGAAGAGGAAGCTGGTATTTCACTTACCATCTCTAAGAAAATTGCTCTCAACCTTGTCCCTGCCAAGTACTCTGGAACGCATCAGAAGATAGCTTGA
- the LOC107428456 gene encoding E3 ubiquitin-protein ligase RGLG5 isoform X1 — MGSKHSKILSRRQFSDYGSASSSWDQYGYPQSPYPQQSPYYSSTPQHQYAPSPSFGIGNPQKNLDRRYSRIADNYRSLDEVTSALAQAGLESSNLIVGVDFTKSNEWTGSRSFKRRSLHHIGNVQNPYEQAISIIGRTLSTFDEDNLIPCFGFGDASTHDQDVFSFYPDERFCNGFEEVLTRYRGIVPNLKLSGPTSFAPIIEMAMTIVEQSGGQYHVLLIIADGQVTRSVDTQQGHLSPQEQKTIDAIVKASEYPLSIILVGVGDGPFDTMKEFDDNIPERAFDNFQFVNFTEIMSKNVDPFRKETEFSLAALMEIPSQYKATIELGLLGSSRQTGNAPDRIPLPPPIYDIVPSHSSTRPYHSTSFQQSAPPYTAYDPGVRTSPSTSSFYDNQVCPICLTNPKDLAFGCGHQTCFDCGEALELCPICRSSIHTRIKLY; from the exons ATGGGGAGTAAACATTCGAAAATTTTGAGTCGGAGACAGTTTTCAGACTATGGATCAGCTTCTTCTTCATGGGATCAATATGGATATCCTCAATCACCTTACCCTCAACAAAGCCCCTATTACAGTTCCACTCCTCAACATCAATATGCACCTTCACCATCTTTTGGTATTGGGAATCCACAGAAGAATTTGGACAGGAGATACTCAAGGATAGCTGATAATTACCGTTCTTTGGATGAG GTTACATCTGCTCTTGCACAAGCTGGCCTTGAGTCTTCTAATTTGATTGTTGGTGTTGATTTCACAAAGAGCAACGAGTGGACAG GTTCCAGGTCATTTAAACGAAGAAGTTTACACCATATAGGAAATGTTCAAAACCCTTACGAGCAAGCAATATCGATAATTGGTAGAACATTATCTACTTTTGATGAGGACAACTTAATTCCTTGCTTTGGATTTGGAGATG CATCAACACATGACCAAGATGTCTTCAGCTTCTATCCAGATGAGAGATTCTGTAATGGATTTGAGGAAGTTCTTACACGATACAGAGGAATTGTTCCTAACCTTAAACTATCAG GACCTACGTCTTTTGCACCTATTATTGAGATGGCTATGACGATTGTTGAGCAGAGCGGTGGCCAATATCATGTTTTGCTGATAATTGCAGATGGGCAG GTTACAAGAAGTGTTGATACACAGCAAGGCCATCTCAGCCCACAAGAACAGAAAACAATTGATGCAATTGTAAAAGCAAG TGAGTACCCTCTGTCTATAATTTTAGTTGGGGTAGGAGATGGACCTTTCGATACCATGAAGGAATTCGATGACAATATCCCTGAGCGAGCGTTTGACAATTTCCAA TTTGTGAATTTTACGGAGATCATGTCAAAGAATGTGGATCCATTTAGAAAGGAAACAGAATTTTCTCTTGCAGCTTTGATGGAAATACCTTCTCAATATAAAGCAACCATAGAGCTTGGTCTATTGGG AAGCAGTCGACAGACGGGGAATGCACCAGATAGAATTCCTCTTCCCCCACCAATTTATGATATAGTTCCTTCACATAGCTCCACAAGACCTTACCACTCAACCAGTTTTCAGCAGAGTGCACCTCCTTATACTGCATATGATCCTGGAGTCAGGACAAGTCCGTCGACAAGCTCTTTTTATGATAACCAG GTTTGCCCTATTTGTCTGACCAATCCAAAAGACTTGGCCTTTGGTTGTGGGCATCAG ACATGTTTTGATTGTGGAGAAGCACTTGAATTATGCCCCATATGCAGGAGCTCAATCCATACTAGAATAAAGCTATACTAA
- the LOC107428456 gene encoding E3 ubiquitin-protein ligase RGLG5 isoform X3, which yields MGSKHSKILSRRQFSDYGSASSSWDQYGYPQSPYPQQSPYYSSTPQHQYAPSPSFGIGNPQKNLDRRYSRIADNYRSLDEVTSALAQAGLESSNLIVGVDFTKSNEWTGSRSFKRRSLHHIGNVQNPYEQAISIIGRTLSTFDEDNLIPCFGFGDASTHDQDVFSFYPDERFCNGFEEVLTRYRGIVPNLKLSGPTSFAPIIEMAMTIVEQSGGQYHVLLIIADGQVTRSVDTQQGHLSPQEQKTIDAIVKASEYPLSIILVGVGDGPFDTMKEFDDNIPERAFDNFQFVNFTEIMSKNVDPFRKETEFSLAALMEIPSQYKATIELGLLGRQTGNAPDRIPLPPPIYDIVPSHSSTRPYHSTSFQQSAPPYTAYDPGVRTSPSTSSFYDNQVCPICLTNPKDLAFGCGHQTCFDCGEALELCPICRSSIHTRIKLY from the exons ATGGGGAGTAAACATTCGAAAATTTTGAGTCGGAGACAGTTTTCAGACTATGGATCAGCTTCTTCTTCATGGGATCAATATGGATATCCTCAATCACCTTACCCTCAACAAAGCCCCTATTACAGTTCCACTCCTCAACATCAATATGCACCTTCACCATCTTTTGGTATTGGGAATCCACAGAAGAATTTGGACAGGAGATACTCAAGGATAGCTGATAATTACCGTTCTTTGGATGAG GTTACATCTGCTCTTGCACAAGCTGGCCTTGAGTCTTCTAATTTGATTGTTGGTGTTGATTTCACAAAGAGCAACGAGTGGACAG GTTCCAGGTCATTTAAACGAAGAAGTTTACACCATATAGGAAATGTTCAAAACCCTTACGAGCAAGCAATATCGATAATTGGTAGAACATTATCTACTTTTGATGAGGACAACTTAATTCCTTGCTTTGGATTTGGAGATG CATCAACACATGACCAAGATGTCTTCAGCTTCTATCCAGATGAGAGATTCTGTAATGGATTTGAGGAAGTTCTTACACGATACAGAGGAATTGTTCCTAACCTTAAACTATCAG GACCTACGTCTTTTGCACCTATTATTGAGATGGCTATGACGATTGTTGAGCAGAGCGGTGGCCAATATCATGTTTTGCTGATAATTGCAGATGGGCAG GTTACAAGAAGTGTTGATACACAGCAAGGCCATCTCAGCCCACAAGAACAGAAAACAATTGATGCAATTGTAAAAGCAAG TGAGTACCCTCTGTCTATAATTTTAGTTGGGGTAGGAGATGGACCTTTCGATACCATGAAGGAATTCGATGACAATATCCCTGAGCGAGCGTTTGACAATTTCCAA TTTGTGAATTTTACGGAGATCATGTCAAAGAATGTGGATCCATTTAGAAAGGAAACAGAATTTTCTCTTGCAGCTTTGATGGAAATACCTTCTCAATATAAAGCAACCATAGAGCTTGGTCTATTGGG TCGACAGACGGGGAATGCACCAGATAGAATTCCTCTTCCCCCACCAATTTATGATATAGTTCCTTCACATAGCTCCACAAGACCTTACCACTCAACCAGTTTTCAGCAGAGTGCACCTCCTTATACTGCATATGATCCTGGAGTCAGGACAAGTCCGTCGACAAGCTCTTTTTATGATAACCAG GTTTGCCCTATTTGTCTGACCAATCCAAAAGACTTGGCCTTTGGTTGTGGGCATCAG ACATGTTTTGATTGTGGAGAAGCACTTGAATTATGCCCCATATGCAGGAGCTCAATCCATACTAGAATAAAGCTATACTAA